From the genome of Scytonema hofmannii PCC 7110, one region includes:
- a CDS encoding type II toxin-antitoxin system PemK/MazF family toxin has protein sequence MPQGNLTYRRGEIRWVRLDPTVGAEAQKTRSCLIVQNDVMNQYGLLTVVIPLRPGSKQAPYVVNVIATPTNGLDRDRYLDVGQIRSIDNSRVLSLVGVLEEEYWEMIRTALDVVLGF, from the coding sequence ATGCCACAGGGTAATTTGACTTATCGACGTGGTGAGATTCGTTGGGTCAGACTCGATCCAACTGTAGGTGCAGAAGCACAAAAAACTCGTTCTTGCCTAATAGTTCAAAATGACGTGATGAACCAGTATGGTCTTCTGACCGTTGTGATACCACTTCGCCCTGGTAGCAAACAAGCTCCTTATGTTGTAAATGTGATAGCAACGCCTACGAATGGTTTAGATCGAGACCGTTATCTTGATGTTGGACAAATTCGTTCTATTGACAATAGTCGAGTTCTCAGTTTAGTGGGTGTCTTGGAGGAAGAATATTGGGAAATGATTCGCACAGCACTAGATGTAGTACTTGGTTTTTAA